From Anopheles darlingi chromosome 2, idAnoDarlMG_H_01, whole genome shotgun sequence, the proteins below share one genomic window:
- the LOC125959347 gene encoding uncharacterized protein LOC125959347 encodes IEYCTVFEPVYCATVRLQNECLTMGDFFFICLEEIKNSQMAITLVAAMKNRQKLLVEGTPFLAALNLDPRINYVQSDLISDEQKNIGLQHLLQLWSKMSVSLDSSETFVATPSSSQTLAEETTENLTLSRVEAMLRKKEANPENRKIDMEKKLKEMPLRCRLSSTASVIEYFYNIRSTDPMIYSLAKVPLSVPRTQVSTERAFSALGLILTDKRMRLSDKNLANVIVKLYEELFE; translated from the coding sequence ATAGAATACTGCACAGTATTTGAACCGGTGTACTGTGCAACAGTTCGATTGCAGAATGAATGCCTAACAATGGgtgatttctttttcatttgtcTTGAAGAAATCAAAAATAGTCAGATGGCAATCACCCTAGTTGCAGCTATGAAGAACAGGCAGAAACTGTTGGTCGAGGGAACACCATTCCTAGCTGCTCTGAATCTGGACCCGCGCATTAATTATGTGCAATCTGATTTGATTTCCGACGAGCAAAAGAATATCGGACTTCAACATCTGCTACAGCTTTGGTCAAAGATGAGTGTCTCGTTGGATTCATCTGAAACCTTCGTTGCAACGCCATCCTCCTCGCAAACGCTTGCAGAAGAAACTACCGAAAACTTAACTCTATCTAGAGTTGAAGCAATGCTGCGAAAGAAGGAAGCTAACCCTGAAAATCGCAAAATAGATATGGAGAAAAAACTTAAGGAAATGCCGCTTCGCTGTCGGTTGTCGTCGACTGCCAGTGTAATTGAATATTTCTATAATATCAGAAGCACAGATCCGATGATTTACTCTTTGGCAAAAGTACCATTGTCCGTACCAAGGACTCAAGTATCAACAGAACGCGCATTCAGTGCGTTAGGTTTAATTTTGACGGACAAAAGAATGCGTCTGTCGGACAAAAATTTGGCTAATGTAATCGTTAAGCTCTATGAAGAGCTGTTTGAATAa